The DNA segment TGGTAGGTACAACTGTTTGCCAAATAGTGCTTGGGCTGAGTTGGGAAAGACAAACTATGGATGGTAATCTTCAATTACATTTGCATCGATAAAGTAAATCTAATACTTTGCGAGTTTAGATAAGAGAGTCTGAATTCCTGACCCGTTGGCCTTTTATTGATACGAGGTATCGCttactttttgattttgaccCATTTGATTGTCTGGTTGAGTTGATCGGTTCACAGTTTCCAAAACACAGATCTAGATATTGTGTGTATCGATATTAAATAGTTATTGACACGCTTTCGGCGAGGCTTGCGGGTCGAAAAATCGTTCTTTTCATCGAATATTATGAACGTTCGACGCCTACAACATGTAAAGTCCATTACAAAAGAggggataaaagttgaaaagagctttcggcttcgcctcggatcaacaaaattcacacaaaaactccaCTTTTTAACTATTTATCTCTTGTCATGTAAATGAATTAACCTTTCAATGCTTCGCTCAAAACCTTCATAAAACAGTAGCTACTAGTTTAGGGTTTAGGCACCGCGAAACATGTGGCTTCTGAATGTTCTCTGActttaaaaacaataaatttaaaggaCGAAAAACAGTGCGTGGAGATCGATCCTGTTGAGAATTCCTAACAGATCCTATTACTCTCCTAATGTGATATCTGCAAGAAACACCTGCAACACCAGCTCATTTTGCGTAGGTTTCTGGCTCAGTTTTTATCGTGACTTGAACATAAAACACATAAACAAGTAAACACATCTAAATTTCAGGcacaataattgaaaaattcatcgaaaccCCTCGACACGTACCCAACTATATGTTTCAGGTTTTTATGATTGTAAATATGAGTTCACTTCGAGTTGGCtgattcgagaaaaaaaacgaaacagagaaaaaatatCATCCACCATTATCCAGACACCGTACAAAATTGATATTATGATGTATGGCCCGTACCGCTTAATTCAAGTTTcgactaaacaaaaaaaaacattattacATTAGGttataatacaaaaatgttcaaaccGAAAATCTGATTGGTTTGTTCGCCTTAAATTCTATGTATACTCAACAGCGAAATGCATCTGCCTTAACGCATAACCCTATGTTTACGCTGTTTCGAgtgtttgtaaaaaaatgtaaaacgaaagaaaagaattggtttttatttatgaGAAGTTACATTATAATTTCTTCATTGTTGGCTGGTATTCGAGTTTGTTCAATTCGGGTAGGATATGAAAATTACCTTGCCTCATGATGCAGCCAGTCATTACTTCAATATAATATTACGCACTTTATAAGAGTATAGTTCTTAATTTTTAggctttttattttgtttcgtttttgttaCTGGAAGTACCTTTGATGAGCGTAAACAtacaattatttcaattggGTTCGCATGTAATATATGTGTGGATGCGATCATAAAACATTCtatttttcaggaatttttaagaatttgatTCCAAAAATAATCTATGCTTTCAAAGTGAATATCTGGCTGTTATTTACtttaagaaaatcctcaaaggattttgcaatattttcaaggattttcttagattttttgataatttcaaaAGATTTGTAAACATCTAGGaaatccttaaaaaaattgacaaaaaatcataaaaatctaagaaaattATAGGCAATAAATAGCGAGACACTATTCACTCGGAAagcattgcttatttttggaattttaaagattttttttttggaatttcatGGGAACCAACTTAAGCAATTCAAGTCGAGAGTGCAATAGAATTTTGTATGTTTATCTACCACTCGTAGCAGCCAACGCAAAATATTAGTAACTGCAGCAAACGTTTCGATATTACCCAAACTttttacttttcaattttttatttgataaatttaaaaagttaaatttctAAATCTGTGCAACAACTCCGCGTTGATCATGTTATTCAAACGTTGCTCTTCGATGAGAAAttctcgatttttgtaaatgtAGTCACTAACATTCGGTAAGCCTTTAATTACATTAGCTTTAAGGCCGGAGCGTGGAGAACTCAAATTGGTTGCGACAAGCCTAAGTAGTTCATGTCATTTTACATTACGAGAAAACTATCTATGCGATAAAAAAACTTACCATACGTCCTTAGCCACATTAAAGCATTCATTGTTACTGAGCGTTCGACCGTTATAACCGCCAATAACGTAAATCATATCATCAAGAATTTCAGTTGCAAAGTTACTCCGCTTGAAAGACATATTCGGTATATCAGTCCATTTATTTTCGACCGGGTCATATCTTTCACAAGAACGAAGTCTGGAGTGTCCATCGAAACCGCCCATAGCATAGACACAGTTTTTGAAACTAATGCACGTCAGACCCGATCGTCTGCTAGACATATCGGCAATATTCGTCCATTGATTTGTCTGCGGATCATAATATTCGCATTTGCTAAGGCATATTTGACCGGTTATACCGCCTGCGTACAGTCGAAGTTAAATATGAGCATTCTTGGATCAACTTTAATCGCGTACCTGTTATGTAAATCTTTCCATTCAATGTACATGCATGCGCGTCCGACCTCAAAAAATTCATGTTCGCAACCAAGGTCCATTGATTCGTGGCTGGATCATATCGTTCTGCTGACTTTAACCGGTTCTTACCGTCATATCCGCCTAATGCATAAATCAATCCATTCAGTTCAACGACAGAAACATAACAGCGTGGAGAATGCATTGGTGATATCTgttaattagaaaatttgtgaaaatcaaaatttattttctcattttcgtCAATACCTCATGCCATGTTTTGCTGAGAGCATCGAATACGCGACAAGTGTTGAACCAAATCTCGCCATCAAAGCCACCAATTACatagattttgtatccaaCTACAGCCGATCCGTGAAAAGATCTTGGTCCTGTCAATAGAAAGTCAAACTTATTTTCTGCTATGTGAGATAAAGCGACAGAGTCTAAATATCCTAGTCATAATAAACTCCATCCGCCTTACataacaaaatgtatgttaaaacaaacgaagtgaAAGATGCTTTCAACATCTGTTAAAAATCCTTAGTTCAAAtcatgaagtaatagattcgataactaATCATGCTAATGAAATGCTTAGTCAGTGAAAGGTCAAAGAAAAGTCATAGAATAAATCAATACGGACTATATACCTGCCGGATCTTCATGTGGAACGTCTATCCAACGATCGGCTCTAGTATCATAGGCTTGTATAGTCGCTACCGGATGATTGTAATGCCATCCACCAGTTAAGAAAATGATATCATGTGGAATTCTTGGCATTGCTATATGCGGTGTAATTATCTGCTTTAAGAGTAAGattaaattgtaataaatttgAAGCACAAGTCTGTACCTGATATTCTCTCATCGACACCGAATTCATGTCTTCCAAAAAGCTGAGAACTTCGTATATGATTGGATGTGCGTCTTTGTTGTGTTTCACGTAAACATGATTCTTaacattttccatgaaatactggaaatgtttttgtaagaaataaaattttcagattgaaTTATTCTAGTTGTGCGTACGCCAGCTCACCTGAAACTGTAAAATACCTAGTCTAACTGTAGTCAACAACAATGGTACATGTTGTATTCGTTGATCAGCATCGTATTTAATCCAACGCAAAATGCCTTCCCAGGCTAGTGCTTCGTCTTTAATATTCAGCAGATCACTGTTCATAATTTGATACAATTCATCGATAGAAATGTCCAGCAATTCATCACTCTTGGCAACAACTTCTTCGAAATTTCGTAAAACATAAAGTTTAGCTTTGGCGTACAAATCTTTCGTTAGTCCTCTTGCGCTGAAATCCTTTAGAAATGTTCCACTTATTTTCTAAAAGACATTTCAAATCAACTTACAATGCAAATCGCATAACATTGACACAGTTTTCGGGCTTCAAATGGTCGACTATCCACTGGATGCAATAGTTCATCAAACTTTTGAGCGCTAAATAGTCAGCTACGACaagaatttcaaaaacattttcttcggtCAAGTCACATGATCTAAGGTATGCGTAATCGATTATTTTATCCATCACGTAATCACTGATTCCGCTAATTCTGATCATTGTCGGTGTTCCACTGAACGCGGAATTATATGCTGAACTAAGTAGTGTTGTTAGTGTCGTCGATAGTCTGTTATTTGAACAAATTCATTACTTGAAATAGTCACTGCAAGCGCACAGTATTGGCCTGTGCACGTTAATTTTGGTTCCATTTTCTAAGACTATCGTTCCGTCACATAGTAAGTTATTCAATCGcattttgtacaaattttgCATAGAATGATGGCTCACACAAGAATCTTTGTCATGacttaaattttgtgtatccatttgcaacaattttggaattgttttcaaatatcAATATGAACTTAGGAATAATCGGttattgtttttcaaaataacaatttttactaaaatcaaatgaaatatcCATTGCCAAAGCTACTAAGACACATCTCTAAATAATCTGCTGGAAATTTCACTGAACGACAGCTCGGCAATCACCAGTATAATTACCGagtattacttcttttgatctaagtattttcaacagttTGGCAGAAGTTCTTTTCCTTCATTAGTTTCTCATAATGTTTTGCCATCGCTAACGTGAACATCGTTGCAGTCAACAAACAcactgcaactacccaaattacgAATGCGATCGCTAGAAGAATTCCATGTGGAATTGTCTTACCCGGATCATCTACtacgtaaccactgagccatGCCGTACGTTGAAACatgtttccattttaattgACAAATTGTCTTGACGAATACTGTCCATCATATCTATTTATGTTAACCGGTATTTTCGATACAAATTTCACTATATAATCAACACTATCACCACCACTCACCGAAGGCATAGTTGAGATATTTTGAATCCATCAACCATTGAATCGACACTTTAGTTTTATTTCAAGTTATACATTCCAGTCAGCGATTTTTACTGCAATTAATCTACTACTTTATGTTTATTTGTTCAATCCGAGAAGCGTTTATAATAGTAATTGTGACATATAATTACAGTAATCACCTCAGCCACACCGTCAAACCATTAACTGAATGTTAAACAATCTCTTTAAAGTTCATGTATATAATACATAATACGGTTACAGCTACAACTGGTGTACATGTAGAATATGTCATTATAAAGTTTATCCGTTTTGGTCATGTACAATTTATCGACTCATATTACCAGCATCATTAGTACGCTATTACGATATTCACATATTATGCACTTGTTAAATAGTTACACATGAGcttttcaaaatgttgataTGTTAAGATTAATGCGGTTATCTCGTTTGGATATTCTTGtcgttcatttatttatttgtaaacTATTTATTTGTAGCTTTGTAAAATGTAACCCTTTTAAAAACGACTGTAGATCTATTATCGACAAGAACGACCAAAATTAGCTATTATATGGGGCTATGAGaaacaaaaatacatttttctgaaGTTTAAGTTTCTAACTTTAATTTTTAGCCGAGCTTCGAGtcataattattattatttcatatCTCTCGAGCACATGTGAAAGGATTCATATATCTACAAGACTAGTGACTCGTAACATTCGAAGATTGATAGCTTGAAAGAAGGTGTTACTCTCGAACGACTTCTATAGGAGTGTTGCTGTGAAAACTGTTGTTTTGATATCGAATTACTATAGAAAAAGTTGCAATAGAATTGATTGCCAACTGTGTACAAACGGCAAAATGCTATGAGCTTTTTTTCCTTTGATTAAGACTAATGAAGCTAAACCACTTTAAACATTATAACTGTCAGGTTAAGCAGTTAACCTAACCTGTAACATACtgatattcatctgttatcgataacgaggacaaaaataatgacaagcccTGGGCAACGTGGTCTTTTGTATAGTAGAATGCGtgttaaagaaattgaagtacaagatttgaaatcaaccgattaaaaatactgtGATCGGTGGaggtaatagacccgataacaatactggtcatatgcttgccgctGTTGCAGACGATAATCGATAATATGGCACTGCACTTAAAGATTTTAGAGAAATTGCTTTTTCTTCTGAAATGGTAAAAATATGTATATAAATATGTATGTATAATTAGAACGTTTCTCGTCACTTAAACTTCAGTGTCATGAATTGCAATCAATTACCAGCAAATTACCGTTGCTAAAAGGCTATTTAACTTTCATGTTTCCAAAACACAAAACGAGCGCaagatgaaatttaattgaaaatcataAGCATTATCCATGCCTGaatgtaataatttttcataatttatgtacattaaattgaatttttattacaccaacaacacaaaaaaccaCTCCATTTTATTGGATATATGCAAGAATacacttaatttttttgttcgtttgtaAATATGTCGAACAATTCACCATACAATGAAGGAagcaaaaaaaacacgaacCGAATCGACATTTTTACAtctttatattttattattttccagtTTCAGGCTATAaggaaaatgaacaaaaaaagaaacagaaaaacttaaatgaaatataaaatgaagatCAAACTTGaatctgaaaaataaaaataattaacattCGAGAAAaccaattaaaatgaaattccaaatCAATAATACGATTAAAGCCCATGTTAAATGCACATATATATACGAAGTAGACGTGAATGTTGCTATATGTAGAGTGAATATAACAGgtttattataaaatattggAGTGAATTCGTTATGGCTTTCTGTATCTTATTATTCGacgaatcaattttaaaaattgaaaactgcaTGCAAGACGCCTCAAAACGCAAAAAAGGTTTattgattaatttaaatatcaTTTCCAGCTTTAATAGATTTCAGAGTTGCCGTCGACCGTGAATGTGATGTCAATGGATCGGGGGAAGGATTTAACCTTTTATAATTAATGcgttgaatctgttacttctgttgGTTTTACTATTTTCAGCGTTCGATtcgtttcaaaataattttgccaATATGTTTTGTTTAAGGCGTTACTTACGTTCGTTTGAGAACCCTGATGGTGAACAATGTCTTAGGCAGCATGATATGACGTTCTTTAGATCGATCATAAACTTCACGTGATCTTCTGCACTATAAAACGAAAACTCCCCAACTCTTTATCGCATATTGCAGGGAGAAATTTTAAcatactttttcaaattttttcatattgagaaaaatgaaattagggaaaaaataggaaaatttattaaaactttaagaaaatgtaggaaaacgtactctcaaaaatagtccctgtcATTTTCTTATTGTCTTTCCAAAACTAAGTAACCATTAAATCTGGAAATTCATGTGTGTAAATTATCTTCTATTGTTTGATCAAAAATCTATTATTTCAATGTTTCTATCATGCATTCCGCTATTTAAGTGAAAAGTTAGCAGAGCTGATCGTTTTATCTTGCAAATGACTAGCCATTTCTAAGTTATTTTATGATAGTGATACTGTATTTAGAACTGCagttaatagaaattttcagTATTAAAGATAAAAATACCCAATGGACCACGCCTCGATTCTAACTGCAGTCTCTTCTGATAATGTTTTCGTTGAACttgttattttcgaatatatttgaacgtcatataaatatttatatcaaACAAGTTCCGTAGACAATTCTAATGTTCGTtcgagaaaacaaaaaaataaccaCGATAACCCGAAACCATCACACCACCATTTTGAATTCTTCATCTTCTTTTTCTAAACGTAATCTTAAAATACATTAAGACCATAATCGAATCAGAAAAGAAGCAACAAGAAAAGAAAtctcttaacaaaaaaatggaaaaaaagaaaaacatttcagtCTTTAATTACCATTATAAAGTCATAAGAACTCATTTAGAGTTGGTATTAAAACCTTTTGGTattcgttgatattttgtCTCGGAACGATACAGCAATCAacgtaaaaaacaaaatttattccaaTGCGTTTTATTGTGTATAGTATATATATGAACGCCTGGTGCGCTGTGCGTttacattcttttttttatttatttattgacttacgtatatatacataaTATATACGGAACGTAGACTAAATATCTTTATATTTTTGAAGATGAAGAAGACCAGCCAATTAATATTTggttttcgaaagtttaggtAATCAGGTTTGCtcacaaaacaaaaccaaaaacgtTGTTGTACGTTTTAAACGCtatacaacaattttagaACAAGGCATATTTCGAAACCCTTCATATATCCGACGACCCTATAATTTTAATATACTTCAATGAAACCGATTTTTTAGTGAATCACAGAATTGACATAGGCTATCTAACTCTTTCTTcgcatcattttttttgtagacaAGATATGAGTTAATCGCGTTTCAGGTTTTAGGTTCATTAggtaacaaaaaaatgttttcgttttagatttggaaataaaataaaaaatggaaaattatacAATAAGAATAAAGAAAACGAGTTAATCCAATGCAATTATCTTattataatgaaattttagttttatgataaagattttcgttggacgtcaaatcaagaaattttttaggaCTAAATTATACATCAATCCCAGCATGGCTTTTACAAGAAGAGGTCTACACAAACTAATCTTATGGAATATGTCTCGTCAGTTGCTGATACCATTGTAAATGGTGGACAAGTGGATACAGTGTATACAGATTTCGCTAAAGCATTTGATAAAGTTGATCACGGCATTCTTCTCAATAAACTGACACGGTTTGGTCTTTCGGCTGACATAATTCAATGGTTTTCGTCATATCTGCGTAACAGGACTCAAATCGTTGTTATTGGTGGCTACAGATCGGATGCATTGGTGCCTTCGTCAGGAGTTCCGCAAGGCTCTATTTTAGGTCCTTTGTTGTTCATTATGTTTATAAACGACTTGTTAGCTTCGCTGCCATCGTGCTCGGGTTTTGCGGACGACCTCAAGCTGTTCAGAATGATAAGTACATCTTACGATTGCCAACTACTTCAAGATGACATTGGGACGGTGGTCAAATGGTGCAAGGAAAATAACATGACTCTTAATGTTCAAAAGTGTGCAGTTATGTCTACTACTCATAGTCTAAACAAGATATCGTTTCCCTACACTGTTGATGGAGTATTGCTGGAAAGAGTCTCAATAAAGAAGGATCTTGGAGTTATTATGGACGACAAGTTGTCGTTTAGTGAGCATATTGATCATTTGGTTCGTAAATCATACAAGACACTTGGGTTCATATTCCGTTGTGGAAGGTACTTTACTAGCCAGTCTAGTCTTCAGCTACTATTCTCATCACTCGTCAGAAGCCGGCTTGAATACTGCTCATCGGTCTGGAGTCCTTGTTATCATGAGGCTATGCAGCAGATTGAAAGAGTTCAGAAGAAGTTCACAAGAATGTTCTATTTCAAGTTTGGTATTGCACACCCGAGGCCTCCGTATGATGAACGTCTAATGCATCTAAAACTTCAATCGTTGGAAACGCGTCGCCTGGTCGGGGATGAAATTATGCTTCACAAGATGATTCATAATCGTGTTAACTCTGTGCTTTCTCAGCGTCTCTCATTTCGGCATCCAGTTAGGACCACGAGGCAGATGGATGTGTTTTATCCTCCGAGGATGGTCACAAACTATCAATCGAATTCACCGTTACATAGGATGCAAAGGAATCATGATACGTTCTTCAGAGATCTCGACATTGTCAACAATTCATCAGTGGCGTTTGCTAGATCAGTGAAGAGATATTTTGTCTGGTGATCTTATTTGTTTGATTGATTTATAACTTAATTTATGCTTGATCTTGatggtttcttttatttgacttttttctttcttttcattttcttaattttgtttttatcttaTATAATGTTTTACGGATCTTGTCTTATctagttatttgttttttgtgatcAGACTGAATTGTTATTGGGCTTCGGCCTGTTATTTGGTCTATAAacggaataaataaataaataaataaataaataaatacattGAATTAGTTTCatgttttagatttttttttaatcggtttTAATAATGAGCACAATCAACTATTTCGGAACATTTAAATTCTCATCATTCCATATACGTTCATTGAAtgatattttgacattttacgTAGTGCCTTCACTTCACATACACAAAAGAACTTTGGTTAATCGTCCAGTATGCTCATCAAATCCGTTACTTCCACTGACCTGTATAGTTGTCTTTAATCtaagaattgatttttttaaagtataagttgcaaatcttctacttcatttaaaaaaatataaaatggaaatcttctacttcatttcttttgaaacgctttttgctacataaaatcttgtaaGTCAGGGCTCATCGttcattttcttgttattgttgttgatgACAGATGCATAGCAATCCAAAACTGTTCATTACTTTGTAATACCTACTATTAACTTACTTAAAAACTAACTTAAAATACTTACTagacaaaaattgacaaaacttTCGGAtgtctttgttgtgaaaaattttgtattaacttcgggaaaatttatgaaatttcatagCCTCTTCTTCGCTATTCGCACACTGTAAGGTAAAAAGCATGAatccaaatattattttaaggACAGTATTCGTTcagaaactgaaaatatatGGAGAGATGATGATATAAATGACCAGAAGATGATCGTGCCAGAAAAGTTATGTATTGGTAGCTTTCGAAACCAAATATTATTAATGTATTTCTCCAGTCTTTATTAACTAGAATATTAACTATAATATTAAATAGATAAAATAGTCAGCCTTTATTAACCTTTTATGAATCATATGATTGAGGCGTTTGTTTTGTTCCTACTTCATCCTTTTACAGATTGTGTGAGGGGGGAGTTCGGTCTGATACAActaaattcatccttctacaaactgttaaggaaagattttggttcgttcctacagaattcatccttctacagacTTTGTAATGaaagagttttgtttgttcctaCCGAATTCATTCCTCTACCTACATACTGAGTAAAGATGttgtttggtttgttcctactgtattcatccttctacaaacagTGTAAATAAGGAGTTTGGTttttcatccttctacaaactgtgtaaggaaagagttttattttttctaacTGAATTCTTCCTTCTAGAAACTGTAAGGaaagagtttggtttgttccaactgaattcatccttctacaaactgtgtaaggaaggagtttggtttgttccaaatttactcatccttttacaaactgtgtaaaGAATGAGTCTGGTGTGTATCTACTGAATTCATACTTTCATAAATTGTATGAGGAAGGTGTCTCTTTGATCAAcagaattcatccttctacaaattaAATGATGAAGGTGTTCAGTTTTCTTATTGAATTTATCCTTTGACGAATTGCGTCTCATTTTGTTCGACCTTGACAAAAGGCTACTTCCTCGtaatgtgcgaatagcatttaCCATCTATTAATGCTGAAGTTATGATGTTATGAGTCCCGCAACACGAGTCCTGTTTCACAaacttatttatttgaaacattaaaatggaaaataaaactcgGGCAAAAATTAGCGTTAGCAATAGTtatcattacaataatttatttacttactctctttttttttactgtaatTGTTGCACAAGTATATAATTTCGTTAAACGTTTTGTCCTGATTCCAAAGGTAGTATTTGTAATagacattttttcattttttatttcacaaatAAGAATTGCCCTTCGAGTTTCTATTTTATTCATATATCTTATGCTGACAACGTATGGATACGATCAAAGCAAAAGGAAAACGAACAATTTTCAAGGATAGTTAATGCATCCTCatcgttcataaattattacAGGGCGGTTTCGTaatagaacgaaaaaaatatgctTATCTCTTCCTAGATCATAGATTGTAAATTATTAACCTTAATGTTTACAGTATACAACCAAAAATATGTCtgtgaataaaaatgtttaaaaagtACGACTAAAGCccgaaaacaaaaaccattttGATATATGAGTATAAATCAAATTGCTGGCATTAAGTATGGCTCAATGGCTTATTATATACATTTAAG comes from the Bradysia coprophila strain Holo2 unplaced genomic scaffold, BU_Bcop_v1 contig_358, whole genome shotgun sequence genome and includes:
- the LOC119081634 gene encoding kelch-like protein 10 isoform X4, coding for MNSDLLNIKDEALAWEGILRWIKYDADQRIQHVPLLLTTVRLGILQFQYFMENVKNHVYVKHNKDAHPIIYEVLSFLEDMNSVSMREYQQIITPHIAMPRIPHDIIFLTGGWHYNHPVATIQAYDTRADRWIDVPHEDPAGPRSFHGSAVVGYKIYVIGGFDGEIWFNTCRVFDALSKTWHEISPMHSPRCYVSVVELNGLIYALGGYDGKNRLKSAERYDPATNQWTLVANMNFLRSDAHACTLNGKIYITGGITGQICLSKCEYYDPQTNQWTNIADMSSRRSGLTCISFKNCVYAMGGFDGHSRLRSCERYDPVENKWTDIPNMSFKRSNFATEILDDMIYVIGGYNGRTLSNNECFNVAKDVWLVATNLSSPRSGLKANVIKGLPNVSDYIYKNREFLIEEQRLNNMINAELLHRFRNLTF
- the LOC119081634 gene encoding kelch-like protein 10 isoform X1 codes for the protein MDTQNLSHDKDSCVSHHSMQNLYKMRLNNLLCDGTIVLENGTKINVHRPILCACSDYFNSAYNSAFSGTPTMIRISGISDYVMDKIIDYAYLRSCDLTEENVFEILVVADYLALKSLMNYCIQWIVDHLKPENCVNVMRFAFARGLTKDLYAKAKLYVLRNFEEVVAKSDELLDISIDELYQIMNSDLLNIKDEALAWEGILRWIKYDADQRIQHVPLLLTTVRLGILQFQYFMENVKNHVYVKHNKDAHPIIYEVLSFLEDMNSVSMREYQQIITPHIAMPRIPHDIIFLTGGWHYNHPVATIQAYDTRADRWIDVPHEDPAGPRSFHGSAVVGYKIYVIGGFDGEIWFNTCRVFDALSKTWHEISPMHSPRCYVSVVELNGLIYALGGYDGKNRLKSAERYDPATNQWTLVANMNFLRSDAHACTLNGKIYITGGITGQICLSKCEYYDPQTNQWTNIADMSSRRSGLTCISFKNCVYAMGGFDGHSRLRSCERYDPVENKWTDIPNMSFKRSNFATEILDDMIYVIGGYNGRTLSNNECFNVAKDVWLVATNLSSPRSGLKANVIKGLPNVSDYIYKNREFLIEEQRLNNMINAELLHRFRNLTF
- the LOC119081634 gene encoding kelch-like protein 10 isoform X2 — encoded protein: MDTQNLSHDKDSCVSHHSMQNLYKMRLNNLLCDGTIVLENGTKINVHRPILCACSDYFNSAYNSAFSGTPTMIRISGISDYVMDKIIDYAYLRSCDLTEENVFEILVVADYLALKSLMNYCIQWIVDHLKPENCVNVMRFAFARGLTKDLYAKAKLYVLRNFEEVVAKSDELLDISIDELYQIMNSDLLNIKDEALAWEGILRWIKYDADQRIQHVPLLLTTVRLGILQFQYFMENVKNHVYVKHNKDAHPIIYEVLSFLEDMNSVSMREYQIITPHIAMPRIPHDIIFLTGGWHYNHPVATIQAYDTRADRWIDVPHEDPAGPRSFHGSAVVGYKIYVIGGFDGEIWFNTCRVFDALSKTWHEISPMHSPRCYVSVVELNGLIYALGGYDGKNRLKSAERYDPATNQWTLVANMNFLRSDAHACTLNGKIYITGGITGQICLSKCEYYDPQTNQWTNIADMSSRRSGLTCISFKNCVYAMGGFDGHSRLRSCERYDPVENKWTDIPNMSFKRSNFATEILDDMIYVIGGYNGRTLSNNECFNVAKDVWLVATNLSSPRSGLKANVIKGLPNVSDYIYKNREFLIEEQRLNNMINAELLHRFRNLTF
- the LOC119081634 gene encoding kelch-like protein 10 isoform X3, which codes for MEPKLTCTGQYCALAVTISTYNSAFSGTPTMIRISGISDYVMDKIIDYAYLRSCDLTEENVFEILVVADYLALKSLMNYCIQWIVDHLKPENCVNVMRFAFARGLTKDLYAKAKLYVLRNFEEVVAKSDELLDISIDELYQIMNSDLLNIKDEALAWEGILRWIKYDADQRIQHVPLLLTTVRLGILQFQYFMENVKNHVYVKHNKDAHPIIYEVLSFLEDMNSVSMREYQQIITPHIAMPRIPHDIIFLTGGWHYNHPVATIQAYDTRADRWIDVPHEDPAGPRSFHGSAVVGYKIYVIGGFDGEIWFNTCRVFDALSKTWHEISPMHSPRCYVSVVELNGLIYALGGYDGKNRLKSAERYDPATNQWTLVANMNFLRSDAHACTLNGKIYITGGITGQICLSKCEYYDPQTNQWTNIADMSSRRSGLTCISFKNCVYAMGGFDGHSRLRSCERYDPVENKWTDIPNMSFKRSNFATEILDDMIYVIGGYNGRTLSNNECFNVAKDVWLVATNLSSPRSGLKANVIKGLPNVSDYIYKNREFLIEEQRLNNMINAELLHRFRNLTF